The DNA window ATCTCCTGCAGGCGTGGGCTGCTCGGATCGCTGCTGTAGCGGAGCGCTGCGACGACGTTCGGGGCGTACGCCTCCCACTCCGGGGCGACGGCCCGGATCCGGTCGTCGAAGTACCCGAGCACGTCGTTCTGGCCGACGTCGAGGAGGCCGCCGCCCACGCGCCGGGCAAGGGTGTTGGACGCGACGATGTCCCGGTTGCCGTCGGTGATGTAGGCACCCGTGTCGGACCAGTGGTCGAGGAGCGTCGTGTCGGGCACCGGCCGCTCGGCGGATGACGGCTGGTGGGATTCGGACGGCAGGTGCTCGGCCGGGAAGAGGTCGACGTCGTAGGCGAGCCGGAAGAGGTAGTCCATGGCGTGCTCGTCCAACTGGAGGGCGCGTCCGATGCCCGCGAGCACCGCTTCCGACGGGCGCTGGTCCCGTCCCTGCTCGAGGCGCAGGTAGTAGTCGGCACTGACGTCGGCGAGTGCCGCCACCTCGATGCGCCGGAGGCCGCTCACCCGTCGGCCGTCCTCCTGGGGGAGGCCCGCGTCCTCCGGCCGGACGAGTCCGCGTCGGGTGGTGAGGTATCGGCCGAGGGCCGCCGCCCGGGTGATCACGTCGTCCGCTCCTGCACGGGGTCCAGGCGGCGGGTCAGAGTCCGCGGGATACGGCGGCCGCCGCGGCGAGCCAGGCGCGCTGGGTGTTCGAGCGGAGGGCGTCGTGGCGGATGACCCCGTTCTTCAAGGCGGGGTCGAACGGCACGACGACGACATCGCGGACGTATGGGCGGAAGTCCTCGGCGTAGGCGTTGGCGATGGAGGTGTCCTTCGCCTCGGCCTCGGAGACGATGACGACGGCGTTGCGCGCGAGTTCC is part of the Plantibacter sp. Leaf314 genome and encodes:
- a CDS encoding helix-turn-helix transcriptional regulator; translated protein: MITRAAALGRYLTTRRGLVRPEDAGLPQEDGRRVSGLRRIEVAALADVSADYYLRLEQGRDQRPSEAVLAGIGRALQLDEHAMDYLFRLAYDVDLFPAEHLPSESHQPSSAERPVPDTTLLDHWSDTGAYITDGNRDIVASNTLARRVGGGLLDVGQNDVLGYFDDRIRAVAPEWEAYAPNVVAALRYSSDPSSPRLQEIVDELTRRSPLFTRLWARHDARPLAGAPLRASIDDFGTVELQYQHLVVPDWPGHQLTTIFAEPGTPGSAVLAYLAVRGD